TAATATGAATTTAGTCTcgtcttgtggttgttttgtgcctctttgtcatcattttgcatctctttttaatggttttgttctgttttgtgtcactgtttggttattttctgtctcatcgtcgatgtttttcatctctttgtggctgCTGAGTCTTTAAACACAGGTAATAAACTGACATCACTgtgaatgtttaatattttcaccGACCTAAATCCCCTTTTTCTTCAAGTAGTTGATGTGATAACTGTAGCAGCAAACTCTTCCTTCAATTTCTTGACAATTAGTGACGAATTACTGACTAAATGTTATACTTTGCAGCCACTTTTGGCAAATCATGAGGGAAGTTGGAAATTAAATCCTTAAAATAACCAATTTATTTaggaattaaaatgaatttagtCATTTTCCAGCTTTGGTTTTCAGCAGTTTAATCTCAAAAATCTGGTTTGTATCCAGAAATTAACACAAATCTTGAAgcacatttttgtcacaataAAAAGCTAAGTTAAAATGTGTGTCGACGgtaatttttcagcttttatttccatgtttgCACACACGCTGGTCCGTGGAGTCTCAGCGTGAGTCTCTAATCTAATTAACAGTCGGAGTTAATTCTCCTGTAAGCAGCAGTGAATCTATTTCAGGCTGCAGCTTCACTAATCCTCCCGCTGAGCATCATGGGAAACCTGGGAGGCAGAAACCCGTCCGGAGGTTCATTTCACAGTCAAAGTGGAGGTTCGAGTCTCGGCTGCATTTGTTTAGCAAATCACACCTCAGACGGCAAAGGACTCTGGGAGGTTCAGGTGTTTGTTTACCTGCATCAGAACCAAACAATCCAGCAGAAGGTTTCAGTCGAAGGAAAGTTAAGAAACATTCAGACcctttaaaagtaaaagtaccaataaaactgtgtataaatactccaGTCCCAGTAAAAGTCAATAAACCAACACATTAAGTAGTATAAAcaggtttaggactggtttcaatTTTAGACTGGAATTAGACCTGGTTGTTGACTGGTTCCAAATGTTTAAACTAGGGTTTAGAGCAGTTTCAAACTGGATTTTGAAGTGAGTTTAGACTGGTCTTGAAATTGAGTTTAGATTGGTTTTAAACTTAGATATAGACAGATTAGTTTTAGACTGGCTTTAGACTGGTCTTGGACTTGGTTTTGGATAGCTTAAAAGTTCACCTAAGAGTAGGTTTAGTctgattttagactggtttgaAACTTGACTTTGGACAGAGTTTAGATGGGTTTTGGACTAGATTTTGGACTTTGTTTTAGACTGGTATCAACCTTGCATTTGGCCTAGATTTAAACAGGTTTTGGACTTGGTTGCAAAGTTGACCTAAGAGTAGGTTTAGACTGATTCTAGACTGGGTTTAGATGGTTTTTTGGAATTGTTTGCAGACTGGTTTTATAGGGTTTTTTAAGACTAGGTTTTAGACTGGGTTCAAACTTGATTTCAGGCTGGGTTTAGACTTTATACTTGGATTTAGACTGCTTTTGGACTGGGTTTAGACTAGATTTAGACCTGTTTATGGACCAGGTTATTTTGCTGTTAAAATGCATCCATATGGGAACAATAGCCACAGAGAAATGGGTCTAAAAAGTTCTTGATTTTGGACAGCTGGCCATTGAGGAACTccagtttttgacactttgatcCTGAAAGTCGCTGATTAACACCAGTAGTCACTTTTAGTGGTGACGGCGCCCTCTGGTGGCTGCAGAGTTCAGATGAGAACCAAGGAGGAGGTCAGGACCTGAAGACAGATGATGTTTGtttcctgatttaaatttaaaggttgttttttaCCATGAGTCTTccataaagttttgttttgtttttagacgCTAACCAGAAGTGTGAAGTTTCAGTAAGACTCGCTCCTATTGGTCAGATCAGAGGAGACCTTAATGCTCAGTGAAATTAAATCAGTTTCTTTCACTTCGTCTTTCTTCTGTTCTGTTCCCAGACACTGGCTGACTGACGCCTACATCTTGTTCGCAACGCCGTACTTCGCCTACGACATCTACGCCATGTTCCTGTGTTACTGCCACAAGATGCAGGTCAAAGGTCACGAGGAGGCGGAGCTTCGCGGTGGCTCAAACCTAGTGTCGGATTACCTTCGCCGAGAGCTCCTCATGGTGCTGCATCACGTCTTCATGGTGACCTTCTGCTTCCCCGCATCACtggtaactatggcaacaacaACAGTGATGCTTTGATGCTGAGCGGTACTGCAGCGCCACCAGCAGGACAAACACAGTAGAGTTTCCTCTGAAACATCTGCATCCGTCGAAGTCGTTCTTGTTCTAAGGAACTAAGACAACCTGAGCTTTAAAAAGGCCTAGAAGAAGCTCAAAATTACAAATGGTTCTTATTCCATTTGATTAGCGCAACATTAATGCTAACCCAATATGTAATTTACattaaaaccaagaaaaaaccTGCATGTTTAGTCATTTACATTGTCTTTCTGATGGTTTTCTTAGGTTTTACTGAACTCTGAACACAAGATGCTGCTTCCTGTGATGTTTAAAGGAAAACACTGTTTTGCAGCACATGAACTGTGCTTGTGTTGCAGCTGTGGCGGCAGGGGAAAGGAGATTACTTCCAGGGCATCTTGTTTCTGGCGGAGCTCAGCACACCTTCAGTATCTCTGGGGAAAGTCCTGATCCAGGTAAGCGAACCTCTGAACCTTCTAAACACTGGGACACACTGACACATTATGCTGCGTTAAACCTgctgaaatcaacacaaaactCACTTTACGCTGACAGTAATATGCAAACATTATTTATGGATATTTGCCCACAGTTATCCAGACTGAAAAGTAGATTTGTTGACAGCATTAATGATTTAAAGGGATTTTAGAGCTTTTCTTTGTGGAACCTCAGTAAAGGATCAGAGTGTTGCTGTTGGCATCAGTTAAAATTTTtactaaatgtcatttttttctcagtttttcttgtATGTGCTACTATCTGTATGTGGGGCTTCGCTGAACACTACCTGAACAGGGCAGCTGATTGGGCCTTTTTAAACTAAATACATATTTTGaggtgtttttaaagatttacagCAGGAACCAGTAAGATAATAATCTTCTCCTATAGACCTTTAATGTGACACTTAGTCTCAGTTTGTGGAATTTGAAGAAATCCTTAATTGTTGACATTTTCGTTAGAAATGTTAAACATCCTGTTTGAGTCTGTAAGAGTCAGTGTTGTTTATTGTCTCTCAGTATAAGCAGCAACACACTCTGCTGCACAAAGTGAATGGAGTCGTCATGATGTTCACCTTCTTCTGCTGTCGGGTTTTGCTCTTCCCTTACCTGTACTACGCCTACAGCAGGTAACCTCAGCTGTCTGCCTTTAGGTTTCattgttaaccctttgatgcgtagaccacatgaggagagacccattttccattggatttgggtcacttttgacccaggttatgcatcaaagggttaagaaaaTATAACAAAGTGATGGACTGACAGTGTCTTGCAGGTTTACTGTTTGTTTAATGAAGTCAAATAAGTGGAATTAAATCATAGTTTCAAACTGAATCATCACTCAGTAGTTTGACAGAAGCATTCACTGAAACAGAAGGTGTTGGCTGATCTCAGCGCCCCCTGTTGGCAGGTACTCGTCGCTGCCGCTGCTGGCGGTGCCCCTGGTGGCCCCCTGGCAGTGTAACCTCGGGGCCGCCCTGCTGTGGCCCCTGCAGCTCTACTGGTTTGCTCTGATCTGCAGAGGAGCCTTCAGGTTGTTCACCCGGCGCTCCAACAAAGGCCATGACAGCAGCTCAACCAATCAGACAGGCCGGCACTGAGCAGGAGGTGGACCTTAACACGAGTCTGAACTACAGGACAAAGTGACTGATGCAGAGTTTGTCCTCAGCTGGAGCTCTGAGCAACAAACAGCAGGAGGAGATGGAAATGTCATCCATTTTGCCTGATCCGGTTTTacatgaaaagaaacagaagacgGACTGAAAGGAAGATTTAAAGTTTGAGCAGAAGAGATTCACCTGCTGGGAAGGTGACTGATGAAGATCTCAGATGGTTAAACTGATATGACCCAGAAAGATGGACTTCTAGGTTTAATGTCAGGTTTATTCTTAATGATTGACCACATCtggaaccagtttaaaaccagtttaTACCAAATATGAAACCAGTTTTTATGCCAAGTGTGAAACCAGTTTTAACTATGTCTGAAACCTGGTCACAACCAGTGTAAAATCATGTCAAAATCATATAAAATCAGTCTAAAAACATAACCAAGTTCACActcaagtctaaaaccagtctataccaagtctgaaaccagtcatAAATCAGTCTAACACCAAGTTCAAAcccaagtccaaaaccagtccaataaCAAGCTAAACCatgcacaaaaccacaaaaaagtcTACcttaaaccagtttaaaacctAGTCATAACCAGTAAATAATCAGTCTAACAAGAAGTCCAAAACAAAGTCCACACCCTAGTCTGACACCAGTTTAAACCAAGTCTACAATCAGTGTAAAACCAAATATAATAGCAGCACAAAGCATGTTTTAAACCCACTATAAAACCAGTCCAATAACAAACCTAAACCCATGTACAAAACCAAtgaaaaactgtctaaaactAGTCTAAACCCAAGTCTCCAGTCCCAAACCTAGTCCAGAATCAGTCCAAAATCAAGTCCAAAACCTAGTCCAAAATCAGTCTGAAATCCAGTCAAAAACTGGTATAAATccaatctaaaaccagtctaaaattcAGTATGAAcccaagtctaaaaccagtctaagcCTGAGTCCAAGAACAATCTAAAACCAAATACAAAACTAAGTCTGGAATAAGTTTAGAAGAAGAGTGATCCTTATAAAGATGTCGAGGAATCCCACAAGGATCAGTATTTGGTCCTTTGCTGTTTATTCTCCAACTTCActgtaaaatcagtttttagtcCATTGGTTTCATCATGAAGCAGATTAATTTTACAACCTCAGGACGTATTTCAGCATGTAATGATTATAAGACCCAGATATATTATTTCACAGAATGAAAATATTCTTAGTTTCATCCTCAAACAGAGCTGAGATTAATTTATCTGATGACTATTTTTAATCAGGTTTCTGTGAAGActcagtttaattttttgtgttttgtttttacatctttctgctaaaataaacttaatttatggctgttttacataatttattgtcttgatttttttttatagtgtcaCCCCCTACAGGTAAAGTAACATACTTACAGATGTGGATTTATTagctatttatttttgtttttggtccAACAGTTTCATTTGCTCTatcctttattttaaaaaccttttaaaatggaaaaactttGTATGTCTGagtccaaaatgtcattttacgTCTTTGCGTCTCTTTACACCACTTGCTGGTTACTTTGCGCCacttttttggttttggtttttctCCTCCAATCACAGAGCTCGGCGCGGCGCTGTGCGTGATGACGTCCCCCGGAAGAAAATTCTACTCCCTTCTGGCAACACTGAGAATCTGATGGAACAAAATCTGAGTATTATCAACCataaaacacactaaatgtttaatgtagtcAGTAAATACAGCGACTATGATTCAGCAAATACTGtcttattgaaaataaaaatattttctgacaaatatgcaaacatttccatataattaatgtttaaattaacCAAAAGAAACGattattttaagcattttttgtcCACCATTCAACTTAAATGTACCGTCCTCTTTTGAGTAATACCCTTTCTTCACTGCCGGAATTTTGACAAGGCGCTAAGGATGACTGTAAAGTAGTAAAACGTGTTTCAGAAAACTGTACATTGATGAAAACACCCGAAAAGCATAGAAATAGGAGCATTGCTAATGGAGTTCTGGTTGAAGGGAGTGTAGATAGATTGATACGTCTATGAAATTCCGtttttttatagaaaaaatacaggtggcatttaacatttttcttttatgtacATAAAAATTACAGGTCTGATCATTGTTATCCGTTTTCAAATGATTTCAAACTTCATAATTTATCTTTATAAACACAACACTTTATTCACCCATAATGACAGACGTAAAAGCAGCTCAGAACAACAACCAAGAAACTAGACAGAAAGGACtcaatcaaaataataaaacatatatACAAGTATCATgaatccgtgtatggttcgctcattcgtttttccgtttcaaaataaaatctaaaaaccaataaaccacaatgtttttttgtttttctgtttttaaaacctaaatgtagaaatgtattatttaactaatgaaaaaaccagagcgttgtttaaaaaaaaaaaaaaaaaaacactagataaagaagacctgccgaaaaacgtcggcattactacttaataaagtctatatccatgtaaatatcacctacagacagtaaaatgaaatgtgctggtcgaaataaaaacaaaacatttttttatgaaCGCTGAGAGGAAAGGATGGAATCCAGAAATAAAattagagaccacagtctgactcatcatgccaCCGATCAGTCTGATAAACATCCCGCTTCTTCCACATAGAtctttgtcatcctgtcaggtgttgaacacctggtgattgttcaggaatcaTGTCCAGGTTAACTGtagataatcacaacttaacacaggctgcctgccgagccacaaaactaattaatgtctcaccaagaaaacccacaacatagaagctcgtccactgctgtgtgttagtctgagttcagtggaacagatccagagcagaacttcaggtttaactcgggtttgttctcagaaacactcagacccccagcagcctcccatcagaacaacacgcagcagaacatcagctggatctgataaaatacatcagaacaacacgcagcagaacatcagctggatctgataaaatacatcagaacaaactgagaccatgttgttaaaactagtcactcagaaaactaTAAAACACGTTCAGTCCCCCGTtctaaccgtcatttcagagcacgttaacctctgacaatattaaataaaaatggaagtaaagTGATccgatctggtcaaaacaaacaatatatttgtgagttgtgtctttccaAAAActctggctggtttagaaatggcaaaaGGTACTTTTAGAGACGtggcagaggaagactagaatATTTCCAGTACTGTACAGTCTGAGTGATTAAACTACGCAGgtagtttgtgttatatttttgtattccTTTTTACATCCTTGTGAAGATGTGAAGATCGGtggcatgatgagtcagactgttgtctctaattttatctctggattccatcgtttcctctcaccCTTCAtaaaaatttatgttttttttttaaatttcgccagcacatttttttttactgtctgtagatgatatttacatggatatagactttattaagtagtgatgacGACGTTTTTCggcaggtcttctttatctagtatctttatttcacacacagccaggtcTGGTCGGGACGAATCtgaggacgaaacatctggagacggaaactatcatcGGTTAACCTGATGgtcagttaaactggaacatcaGCACCAGTAGATGACCAGTATCCCGTCATAAACTTTCGTCCACACGTCGgatctgactgtaaaacacacagaagtgaaATGCAACATTCTATAGTTAATAAAGTATagcactgaaaataacatctgtggttaacagaacaaattccAGCTCTCTCCAAATCAGCATCAACATGATTGATCTTATTAAgctgttctccagcagaacctcCTGACACTCATTATAGAACAATGTGGAACTCCATGAGTTCTGCGTGGGATTTCCACTCAAAGAGAATGAAATCGGAAAAGGGCTCGAGGACAGCCATTCTTGATGTGTTCACGGTCCAGACCAGCTCTTAACTGTGTTTCCTCGGCTACTTCCGGTgttgctaaaaaataaaacaacagccatATTTTGTATTTCGGGTTTAAAAAGCTAGAGCAAAAAACCAAcgctgtgttttttcattagttaaataataaatttctgcatttagattttaaaaacgGAAAAACGAATTAGATTTAGaccatttagattttattttgaaacggaaaaacgaatgagGGAACCATACCCGGATTGATCATACTATACTGTCATTCTATTctggtccgtgtacggatctggtaattggattttccgttctgaaacgggtattgaaaaacaaaaaacgagtggttatttgattttcgttttaaaatacaaaaattaaaattgaaatacaaggcgtttttccttttcatgatcaaaaagggatatacgattttttttaaatgctttgattttcgttttatatttagaataacaagaaagtaaaatcagtaagagacaaaaacgaaaaaaggtctgttttttcattttctgagaccggaagtggtcatcagcaagtgtggagccaaacgacaacaagattctcagagggcggagtcagagagcagtgattggtcagaccaaagatagaagacagcgcgctagcgtatctctatctttggagtaaaacacagtaagaagataaatacttctaaccagtagcgttattttgttgtacgttaagtcagcgacttgtgaagagttgtgttttgtcgtgtttgagcagttggtccggacgcgttagctagctaagcggctaagttagctagctaagcggctaagttagctagctaagcggctaagttagctagcgggctaatcaacacaggtggctaacttaccgctgaacacctgtgttagtttctgccgcagctgtcctcattattagaatgaccttctcaacctgtatttctctgctgtgtattttagcttttaaaaaagttgttttactttaaggttaactgaaacctgttgagctgcactgaagtttaacattcagctggtttgaattaaaccgcgcttaacttaacattgcgcaacattacctctctgaatctccataatttcattaaattccttctctcttccactgctcaagttcaatccagtatataaaatgacattaatagtgaataaactaacaaccagccattgtatttatttattactgcatgtatttgtagtaaaacatgagttgaaacatcctacttttggatctagaactgcacaagccgttcattttcagtcacctgacgagttaaactcccctttttatgtgaggttgaagcagaaagtctgagttaacaaagaaagttctttataatttgcgatacctgttatctctgactgaggctttagtttttgttgagctgatttacacatagaaactttgttcaggaagatttctcagtagctcagaggacaagctgctttttacacaaccttgtaagagaatgtctgtcaatgctttcagcagaatttagaaacacaacacttcctaaacagatattttgaggctgtgagattgaacgtttgagagtatatcagtgtgtttgtttgtggtctttctgtttctaggtggaagctgaattagtgaggatgactcctggtcctgtcatctctaagctcctcacacatctttacctgcacatgaggaaaatcactcctgtagaatgcaggtatgtttgtcattattataaaaagatgttgcctggtgacctgtcagaaacccattatacagagtcagccaaaataatgtttacacacgtcaggaaaagaaaaacttgcataaatatttcaataccaaatttattcagacatcacgagattaataaaagttatctttggcgtctacaattacaagaggtgctcaaagtggtggccactggcttccagacatttctgttgtgttgtagacgtcacttgttgatgctccattcatgagggtagcgccatctgctGGGAAAACATCCTACAGCAGGACACAGAGTTACATTATTTTgactgactctgaacttaatgagaacaaaactgtcatttaattgttgctctgaaatcttctttagtgaaaaccagctggtgttctgctttgaaacaaactgctgttgaggtctgtgtttttaggtttaaccccacagtttctgaatgaactgatagttggtttgttttttcctgatcaatgtggacgttataattgatggtaacatttactgatcatataatcagcatgacaatataacagtataacattctgaccacctgactaatactgtgttggtccctttatgctgctaaaactcctctgacccagtggttcatcagaacctctggggatcctgtgggttgcagggtgggtcctacctagaccaggctgatcctggaccatcctgTTGTCCACAGAATGTTTGCacttcttgttttagcaaaatatgttataatagaagatctttattgtcattgtacatgaaattatctgcaaaccagcaaagtgtatcagtctgaggtatctaaaaataaataagtaaagaaaaatgcttctaaagtcaataataaacagaatattttgagggaatattctaaaaaggaaagaaaagctccattctcactcctctcaggataaactgtcattaaaattgactttaaatttagcttcaacacgagataaaaacatttactttcattactgatattgtcaagttttgataaagttcatgctacttttataaaatgatgaaaatgaataaattgtatttttgtgtttgatttctgtcttttctcctgtcatccagatgttcagagggagatgatgccacatctggtccagctgatggaaggtcttgaagttctctgactggcctcgactgaagatggtcgtctcactggatttaaggttcagatgctcagtaacaaactccaccaatgagccaacagggaagctttaggtttattaa
This portion of the Amphiprion ocellaris isolate individual 3 ecotype Okinawa chromosome 19, ASM2253959v1, whole genome shotgun sequence genome encodes:
- the tlcd3ba gene encoding TLC domain containing 3Ba, which codes for MMLVLVAAGSVFFPGLFLLTKKSLKQLMGWNDGEAAVVSTRLVSSVQAVMASSAGFFITSSCRDVIEDRHWLTDAYILFATPYFAYDIYAMFLCYCHKMQVKGHEEAELRGGSNLVSDYLRRELLMVLHHVFMVTFCFPASLLWRQGKGDYFQGILFLAELSTPSVSLGKVLIQYKQQHTLLHKVNGVVMMFTFFCCRVLLFPYLYYAYSRYSSLPLLAVPLVAPWQCNLGAALLWPLQLYWFALICRGAFRLFTRRSNKGHDSSSTNQTGRH